A single region of the Apodemus sylvaticus chromosome 7, mApoSyl1.1, whole genome shotgun sequence genome encodes:
- the Bcl2l10 gene encoding bcl-2-like protein 10 — translation MGEPLQDPLQARTKRLLIDYLSFCSREPGTRPSRPTSVEAALLRSVTRQIQQEHRALFSSFRNWQGNRLQLVKQMADNLLSNDQHFNWGRLVMLLAFTGTLVNQGSYRAVKQRPDLRNHLLVTRDCYFIVVLLYRLLMGRHRSKLEALGGWDGFCRFFKNPLPFGFWRRLLVRAFLSCFFATTIFYILKRL, via the exons ATGGGCGAGCCTCTGCAGGACCCACTGCAGGCACGCACTAAACGGCTGCTGATTGACTACTTATCATTCTGCTCACGGGAGCCGGGCACCCGGCCGTCACGGCCCACGTCTGTTGAGGCGGCCTTGCTGCGCTCTGTCACTAGGCAGATCCAGCAGGAGCACCGGGCTTTGTTTTCCTCCTTCCGCAACTGGCAGGGCAACCGCCTGCAGCTGGTGAAACAGATGGCGGATAATTTGCTCTCCAATGACCAACACTTCAACTGGGGCCGCCTGGTGATGCTCCTGGCCTTCACGGGGACGCTTGTGAATCAAGGCTCTTACAGAGCTGTCAAGCAGAGGCCGGATCTGAGGAATCATCTCCTAGTGACCCGAGACTGCTATTTCATAGTGGTCTTGCTGTATAGACTGCTCATGGGACGGCACCGCTCCAAGCTGGAGGCTCTAGGCGGCTGG GATGGCTTTTGCCGCTTCTTCAAGAACCCCTTACCATTCGGCTTCTGGAGAAGACTGCTGGTCCGGGCTTTTCTGTCCTGCTTCTTTGCAACGACCATCTTTTATATCTTGAAACGTTTATAA